The genomic region AAATATGGCGCCATCTGCCTTATAGTCCCGCACGATGCTGATCGAGGAGTCGCCCCAGCCTTCCCAAGGACCCCGGCATTCCCGGTCCATGGGCATATTGCACAGCTTTTTGGCCAGCCCCAGCATTATCTTGTCGTAATCCGAGATATCCGGATATGGCTCCACAACCACATTCTGGAGCATGTATGTGAGACTTACAGCGCCATATTCATCACGCATGTAGTCGGCGATCAACTCAGGATTGTATCCCGGCATGGCATAGATCCAGACGATGCGCAATTTCTCATCATCCACCACATAAGGCAGCTTTCCTGCCACCCGATCCTGTGCCCGTTGGTAGCACATCTCCAGATAATCCACGAATTCCGACGTGCCGGTGATCTGGGTGGCCAGCGGATAGAGCGCCCCGGCTTCAGAGCGGGTGAAGGGTGAGGGAACTCTGGCTCCCAGGTCCCGCAGCTTGAGGATCAAGGCGTGCGCTTTGTTGGAATTCTCCATTACCTGATGAAGCTTATCGAAATCCATTTTTCGTCCCGTTTGTTTCTCCAGCCATGCCACCAGCCGCTTGAGGTCCTGTGCGGTGTATTTGTAACCTGTCTCGCTGTTAATATACGGAACGTGAATGCCATAGCTGGGTATGCCAAGGTACCTGGCCGCAGAAAAAGTCACCCCCAATATGGAGTCGCAGGGGGTATTTTGGGCTACCCACACTGTAGGAAGGGGCACGTCGCCGGAGAGGGCCAACCCCAGCGGAAGCCTGTTGGTGGAGCAAGTGTATTCCGGTACATACCCGTTGGCCAGATCGATGT from Dehalococcoidia bacterium harbors:
- a CDS encoding 2-hydroxyacyl-CoA dehydratase family protein, whose protein sequence is MEEKNRMLEILSTVFGVVASDESRSPEMRQGMGLLSDVYRRGQEAGDSGDPVAWISFGVPPEIFLAMDIVPLCDVIFGAIGSLPGVLDRYIDLANGYVPEYTCSTNRLPLGLALSGDVPLPTVWVAQNTPCDSILGVTFSAARYLGIPSYGIHVPYINSETGYKYTAQDLKRLVAWLEKQTGRKMDFDKLHQVMENSNKAHALILKLRDLGARVPSPFTRSEAGALYPLATQITGTSEFVDYLEMCYQRAQDRVAGKLPYVVDDEKLRIVWIYAMPGYNPELIADYMRDEYGAVSLTYMLQNVVVEPYPDISDYDKIMLGLAKKLCNMPMDRECRGPWEGWGDSSISIVRDYKADGAIFAGHVACKSNWSAAKLVKDRIMEELRVPTLNIELDFIDGRVTPGVEIQPKLDDFIEVVKRCKRERRVNLMEEEFFAQKGLSDPNKK